A genomic window from Candidatus Dormiibacterota bacterium includes:
- the boxC gene encoding 2,3-epoxybenzoyl-CoA dihydrolase — protein sequence MEQTQVTTPAVTFERSPASYRHWKLEIQGDVARLVLDVKDNEPLRPGYVLKLNSYDLGVDIELADAVQRLRFEHPEVRAVAIVSGKDRVFSAGANIHMLAASSHAFKVNFCKFTNETRLAIEEACARSGQVYLAACSGVTAGGGYELALACDEILLVDDGNSAVSLPEVPLLGVLPGTGGLTRLVDKRRVRRDHADIFCTTAEGIKGQRAVDWHLVDGIAPKSRFEELVQGRLSRLASGSPRRDGPGVALAPLVCRPAADGIAYTHLQVSIDRKERTASFRLRGPDGPPPADAGELRRQGSDAWMLRLFRELDDAVCRMRFNEEEIGLWLFSSEGDADRVTAHDTTLARLAGSDWFAREILLHAGRTLRRLDVTARSLFALVEPGSCFVGSVLEILLASDRSYALDDATKPVTLGLSPLNFGALPMGHGPTRLETRLPHRAEALRQFLDATESGAPPRFDARAAAETGIVTVAADDIDYPDEVRVAIEERTSLSPDALTGMEASLRFPGMEAMPTKIFGRLSAWQNWIFQRPNATGDHGALKCYGKPSRPVFDWRRT from the coding sequence ATGGAACAGACACAAGTCACGACACCCGCGGTCACGTTCGAAAGATCACCCGCTTCCTACCGTCACTGGAAGCTGGAGATCCAGGGGGACGTCGCGCGGCTCGTTCTCGATGTGAAGGACAACGAGCCGCTCCGGCCGGGTTACGTCCTGAAGCTGAACTCTTACGACCTGGGCGTGGATATCGAGCTCGCCGATGCCGTGCAGCGGCTCCGGTTCGAGCACCCCGAGGTCCGGGCCGTGGCGATCGTGTCGGGAAAGGACCGGGTGTTTTCGGCGGGGGCGAACATCCACATGCTGGCGGCCTCGTCGCACGCCTTCAAGGTGAACTTCTGCAAGTTCACCAATGAAACGCGTCTCGCGATCGAAGAGGCCTGCGCCCGCTCGGGACAGGTGTACCTTGCCGCCTGCAGCGGCGTCACAGCCGGGGGCGGCTACGAGCTGGCGCTCGCCTGCGACGAGATCCTCCTGGTCGACGACGGCAACTCGGCCGTGAGCCTTCCCGAGGTGCCGCTGCTCGGCGTCCTGCCGGGCACGGGCGGTCTGACACGGCTGGTGGACAAGAGAAGGGTCCGCCGCGATCACGCCGACATATTCTGCACGACGGCGGAGGGGATCAAGGGGCAGCGCGCCGTCGACTGGCATCTGGTCGACGGCATCGCTCCGAAGAGCCGGTTCGAGGAGCTGGTGCAGGGGCGCCTGTCGCGTCTCGCGTCGGGCTCGCCGCGAAGGGACGGGCCCGGAGTCGCGCTGGCGCCGCTGGTCTGCCGGCCCGCGGCGGATGGGATCGCCTACACGCACCTGCAGGTCTCGATCGACCGGAAGGAACGCACGGCATCGTTCCGCCTGCGGGGGCCGGATGGGCCGCCCCCCGCCGACGCCGGGGAGCTCCGCCGGCAGGGGAGCGACGCCTGGATGCTGCGCCTGTTCCGCGAGCTGGACGACGCCGTCTGCAGGATGCGCTTCAACGAGGAAGAGATCGGACTGTGGCTGTTCTCGTCGGAAGGAGATGCGGACCGCGTGACGGCCCACGACACGACGCTGGCGCGCCTCGCCGGCTCGGACTGGTTCGCGCGCGAGATCCTCCTGCACGCGGGACGGACGCTGCGGCGTCTCGACGTGACCGCCCGGAGCCTGTTCGCGCTCGTCGAGCCGGGGTCCTGCTTCGTGGGGTCCGTCCTCGAGATTCTCCTGGCGTCCGACCGGTCCTATGCCCTCGACGACGCGACGAAACCTGTCACCCTCGGCCTGTCGCCGCTCAACTTCGGCGCGCTGCCGATGGGGCACGGCCCGACGCGGCTCGAGACGCGCCTGCCGCACCGAGCCGAGGCGCTGCGTCAGTTCCTGGACGCCACCGAGTCGGGCGCGCCCCCGCGGTTCGATGCGCGCGCCGCCGCCGAGACGGGGATCGTGACCGTCGCCGCCGACGACATCGACTATCCCGACGAGGTGCGCGTGGCGATCGAGGAGCGCACGTCGCTGTCCCCCGATGCCCTGACCGGGATGGAAGCGTCGCTGCGCTTCCCCGGCATGGAGGCGATGCCCACCAAGATCTTCGGCCGTCTCTCCGCCTGGCAGAACTGGATCTTCCAGCGACCGAACGCCACCGGCGATCACGGCGCCCTGAAGTGCTACGGGAAGCCTTCGCGCCCCGTCTTCGACTGGAGGAGGACGTAG
- a CDS encoding radical SAM protein, whose protein sequence is MTNEGEVSVARHPRAYRENLYVYPVLSRRARGISIGINLNPDKVCNFDCIYCQVDRTTPAAIRRVDETRLKDELLAILQEAKEGALYERPEFRTVPEVFRVVRDITFAGDGEPPSYANFKGVVEDVLAIKKAAGFPGLKVILLTNATLIDRDRVKEAMRLLDEDHGEFWLKLDAGTEEYYRLVDRTSIPFSKVMANIREAARLRPIVLQSLFMKVRGEGPSPAEIAAFCDRVREILSDGTVSLIQVYTVARRPAEPYVAPLPDVDLDLIAAEVRRRVPSVPVETFYSDRMS, encoded by the coding sequence ATGACGAACGAAGGGGAGGTCTCGGTCGCCCGCCATCCCAGGGCCTATCGCGAGAACCTCTATGTCTACCCGGTCCTGTCCCGCCGGGCCCGCGGCATTTCCATCGGCATCAACCTGAACCCCGACAAAGTCTGCAATTTCGACTGCATCTACTGCCAGGTGGATCGAACGACGCCGGCGGCCATCCGCCGGGTCGACGAAACCCGCCTCAAGGACGAGCTCCTCGCGATCCTCCAGGAGGCGAAAGAGGGAGCGCTGTACGAGCGGCCGGAGTTCAGGACCGTCCCCGAGGTGTTCCGTGTCGTGCGCGACATCACCTTCGCCGGCGACGGGGAGCCGCCGTCCTATGCCAATTTCAAGGGGGTGGTCGAGGACGTCCTGGCGATCAAGAAGGCGGCCGGGTTCCCCGGGCTCAAGGTCATCCTGCTGACCAACGCCACCCTCATCGACCGGGACAGGGTGAAGGAGGCCATGCGTCTTTTGGACGAGGACCACGGCGAGTTCTGGTTGAAGCTGGACGCCGGGACCGAGGAGTATTACCGGCTCGTCGATCGGACCTCGATCCCGTTCTCGAAGGTCATGGCGAACATCAGGGAGGCGGCCCGGCTGCGACCGATCGTCCTGCAGAGCCTGTTCATGAAGGTCAGGGGGGAAGGGCCGTCTCCCGCCGAGATCGCCGCATTCTGCGATCGCGTGCGCGAGATCCTGTCGGACGGCACAGTCTCGCTCATCCAGGTCTACACCGTGGCCCGCCGGCCCGCCGAGCCGTACGTCGCGCCGTTGCCGGACGTCGACCTCGACCTGATCGCGGCCGAGGTCCGAAGACGCGTTCCCTCGGTCCCGGTCGAGACCTTCTACAGCGACCGGATGAGCTGA
- a CDS encoding metal-dependent hydrolase gives MENVCHTLTGLALARAGLGKTTPLATTALVIGANLPDVDLAWSSFRSVLVYYHEHRGFTHSIAGFAVLALSWWIILLLIDRRLPARPLEDKAKPLPLLIAAAIGVASHLLMDAANSYGIRPFLPWSDRWVYGDLWVIVDPWLWLFLGGAVYLSGSGGRRRDRVWLMGAAVAACVVLFTPVVPAACRIAWAAALLTALAVCRGAAGRHGDGSRAARAGLVLVVLYAALCAVSHHAALGRLGQRGAERAGGRAPTVAALPRPADPFRWEGIIADASTLRHGTVAALPFVDGTATMATLPRGLDDPAAARLLTSCAGEVIREFFRFPFATLEEDPGGGRVVVVRDARYTRKGRGFAAYAAVLDRSGEPIVDRRECP, from the coding sequence ATGGAAAACGTCTGCCACACGCTCACGGGTCTCGCGCTGGCTCGCGCGGGTCTGGGGAAGACCACGCCCCTGGCCACGACGGCCCTCGTGATCGGCGCCAACCTGCCCGACGTGGACCTGGCGTGGAGCAGCTTCAGGAGTGTCCTGGTCTACTACCACGAGCACCGGGGCTTCACGCACTCGATTGCCGGTTTCGCCGTCCTGGCGCTCTCCTGGTGGATCATCCTCCTCCTCATCGACCGCCGGCTCCCGGCCCGGCCGCTCGAGGACAAGGCGAAGCCGCTCCCGCTCCTGATCGCGGCGGCGATCGGCGTGGCAAGCCATCTTCTGATGGACGCCGCGAATTCGTACGGCATCCGTCCGTTCCTTCCCTGGAGCGACCGCTGGGTCTATGGCGACCTCTGGGTCATCGTCGACCCGTGGCTGTGGCTGTTCCTCGGCGGAGCGGTCTACCTCTCCGGCTCGGGCGGGCGTCGTCGGGACAGGGTCTGGCTCATGGGAGCCGCCGTCGCGGCCTGCGTGGTTCTCTTCACGCCGGTCGTCCCCGCGGCCTGCCGGATCGCCTGGGCCGCGGCTCTCCTGACGGCCCTCGCCGTCTGCCGCGGCGCCGCCGGAAGACACGGAGATGGATCGCGGGCGGCGCGCGCCGGACTGGTTCTGGTCGTGCTGTACGCCGCCCTGTGCGCCGTCTCGCACCACGCGGCGCTCGGGCGGCTCGGACAGAGGGGCGCCGAACGCGCAGGAGGGCGTGCGCCGACGGTGGCGGCGCTGCCGCGCCCCGCCGATCCCTTCCGCTGGGAAGGGATCATCGCCGACGCATCGACTCTCCGCCACGGGACCGTCGCCGCGCTGCCGTTCGTGGACGGGACCGCCACGATGGCGACCCTGCCCCGCGGCCTGGACGACCCCGCCGCCGCTCGCCTGCTGACGAGCTGCGCCGGCGAGGTCATCCGCGAGTTCTTCCGTTTTCCGTTCGCCACCCTCGAGGAGGATCCGGGCGGCGGCCGGGTCGTCGTGGTGCGGGACGCGCGTTACACCCGGAAGGGACGAGGCTTCGCCGCCTACGCGGCCGTCCTGGACAGGAGCGGCGAGCCGATCGTCGATCGGAGGGAGTGCCCCTGA
- a CDS encoding carbon starvation protein A — MRRMNALPILIFAICSMVIGYRYYSAFVAARVLALDDARTTPAHRLYDGQNYQPMNRWLLFGHHFAAIAGAGPLIGPVLAAQFGWAPGLLWLVVGVVLGGAVHDFVILTASVRRDGKSLAEIARTEVNSLAGFTAMLAILFIVVIALAGLGLAVVNALERSAWGTFTIAVTIPLALFMGFYMFRWKPGAQTSGTIIGVIGLVLAVIVGRFIPGSFLAPWFTFTRGQLTLLLAAYGFVASVLPVWMLLCPRDYLSSYMKIGTVAALALGVFLVAPRIQMPAFTQFVAGGGPIIPGKVFPFCFITIACGAISGFHALVSSGTTPKMLDKETDARPVAYGAMLCEGFVGVMAFIAVLSLAPADYFAINVPPERFAALGMQVSELPDLSRAVGEEVAGRTGGAVSLAVGMAHVFANIPGLRGLMAYWYHFAIMFEALFILTTIDAGTRVARFLLQEFLGRFYRPMERTDWLPGAVLSSFLIVGAWGYFIHTGTIGTIWPMFGIANQLLAAMALSIGTTVIIRSGKARYAWVTLVPLAFVATTTLTAGWLSITDIFLPTARAAATAALRFQNYLNATLTVVMMACIIVTIGNCVYKWFELLTTRPAPAGPAVDAAA; from the coding sequence ATGAGACGGATGAACGCCCTGCCGATCCTGATCTTCGCCATCTGCAGCATGGTCATCGGTTACCGCTACTACTCCGCGTTCGTGGCGGCAAGAGTCCTGGCCCTCGACGACGCGCGGACGACCCCCGCGCACCGCCTCTACGACGGCCAGAACTACCAGCCGATGAACCGCTGGCTCCTGTTCGGCCACCACTTCGCCGCCATCGCCGGGGCGGGGCCGCTCATCGGTCCGGTTCTGGCGGCGCAGTTCGGATGGGCCCCCGGCCTCCTCTGGCTGGTCGTCGGCGTGGTGCTCGGCGGGGCGGTGCACGACTTCGTGATCCTGACCGCCTCGGTGCGCCGGGACGGCAAGTCGCTCGCCGAAATCGCGCGGACCGAGGTGAACTCCCTCGCCGGCTTCACGGCCATGCTGGCGATCCTGTTCATCGTGGTGATCGCCCTGGCCGGGCTGGGTCTGGCGGTGGTCAACGCCCTGGAGCGCTCGGCCTGGGGGACCTTCACCATCGCCGTCACGATCCCTCTGGCGCTGTTCATGGGATTCTACATGTTCCGCTGGAAGCCCGGCGCGCAGACGAGCGGGACGATCATCGGGGTCATCGGCCTCGTCCTGGCGGTCATCGTCGGCCGCTTCATCCCGGGCTCCTTCCTCGCGCCCTGGTTCACGTTCACGCGCGGCCAGCTGACTCTTCTCCTCGCGGCCTACGGTTTCGTCGCGTCGGTCCTGCCTGTCTGGATGCTCCTCTGCCCGCGCGATTACCTGTCGTCCTACATGAAGATCGGCACCGTCGCTGCCCTGGCCCTGGGTGTCTTCCTGGTCGCTCCGCGCATCCAGATGCCTGCGTTCACTCAGTTCGTCGCCGGCGGCGGCCCGATCATTCCCGGCAAGGTCTTCCCGTTCTGCTTCATCACCATCGCCTGCGGCGCCATCTCGGGGTTCCATGCCCTGGTGAGCTCCGGCACCACGCCGAAGATGCTGGACAAGGAGACGGACGCCCGGCCGGTCGCCTACGGGGCGATGCTCTGCGAGGGGTTCGTGGGTGTCATGGCCTTCATCGCCGTGCTGTCGCTGGCCCCGGCCGACTACTTTGCCATCAACGTTCCTCCGGAACGCTTCGCGGCCCTGGGGATGCAGGTGAGCGAGCTGCCCGACCTGTCGCGCGCCGTCGGCGAGGAGGTCGCGGGCCGCACGGGCGGCGCGGTGTCCCTGGCGGTCGGGATGGCCCACGTCTTCGCCAATATCCCGGGGCTCCGCGGGCTGATGGCGTACTGGTACCACTTCGCCATCATGTTCGAGGCGTTGTTCATCCTGACCACGATCGACGCGGGCACGCGTGTCGCCCGCTTTCTGCTGCAGGAGTTTCTCGGAAGGTTCTACCGCCCGATGGAGAGGACCGACTGGCTGCCGGGGGCCGTCCTCTCCTCGTTCCTCATCGTCGGCGCCTGGGGTTATTTCATCCACACCGGAACCATCGGCACCATCTGGCCGATGTTCGGGATCGCCAATCAGCTGCTCGCGGCGATGGCGCTGTCGATCGGCACCACGGTGATCATCCGATCGGGCAAGGCGCGCTACGCCTGGGTGACCCTCGTCCCGCTGGCGTTCGTCGCGACCACGACCCTCACGGCCGGCTGGCTGTCGATCACCGACATCTTCCTTCCGACGGCGCGCGCCGCCGCCACCGCCGCGCTGCGCTTCCAGAATTACCTGAACGCCACGCTGACGGTCGTCATGATGGCTTGCATCATCGTGACCATCGGGAACTGCGTCTACAAATGGTTCGAGCTGCTCACCACGCGACCCGCACCCGCCGGTCCCGCGGTCGACGCCGCGGCCTGA
- a CDS encoding alpha/beta hydrolase family protein, translated as MNRLSVRSPRRAGARLWKALNVQFDDFRVWYKITYRRGRILATEGDAWQGLDAPAHFENPALFYHGDGTVPRVATHTVGRIPGADVLRFTFPTLHPMKFKETNVAVGRFYRSRRPRAPVVIISHGWAHKTLRTVEHLYVRPFVRAGFSVAFVAHPLHFERTPPGTYSGELVVSADVVLTVEAFRQGVIDMLATANWLRAEGHGAVGVFGYSLGGYLAGIMTAVRDDWAFAVLGGAGDSPVSPILDTRLGRNIREDLAACGMLDRARLQRAWKVISPGAFRPRLPKERILLIAGRYDRIMLPASVRRLWRAWGRPRIQWMNRGHYALLATNRGLMSHAIPFMKTMTDPGAQAAASTAGPAGAGRVVSSSNHL; from the coding sequence ATGAACAGGTTAAGCGTCCGATCCCCCCGCCGCGCTGGAGCGCGCCTCTGGAAGGCGCTCAACGTCCAGTTCGACGACTTCCGCGTATGGTACAAGATCACCTATCGGCGCGGGCGTATCCTGGCGACCGAAGGGGACGCCTGGCAGGGTCTGGACGCGCCTGCCCACTTCGAGAACCCCGCCCTGTTCTATCACGGCGACGGCACCGTCCCGCGCGTCGCGACGCACACGGTGGGGCGCATCCCCGGCGCCGACGTCCTCCGCTTCACCTTCCCTACGCTTCACCCCATGAAGTTCAAGGAGACCAACGTCGCCGTGGGGCGCTTCTACCGCAGCCGGCGGCCGCGCGCCCCGGTCGTGATCATCAGCCACGGCTGGGCGCACAAGACGCTGCGGACGGTCGAGCACCTGTACGTCCGGCCGTTCGTCCGGGCCGGGTTCTCGGTGGCGTTCGTCGCGCACCCGTTGCATTTCGAGCGGACCCCGCCCGGCACCTACAGCGGCGAGCTCGTGGTGTCGGCCGACGTGGTCCTGACGGTCGAGGCGTTCCGGCAGGGGGTGATCGACATGCTGGCGACCGCGAACTGGCTGCGGGCCGAGGGGCACGGCGCTGTCGGGGTGTTCGGGTACTCCCTGGGCGGCTACCTCGCGGGGATCATGACGGCGGTGCGGGACGACTGGGCGTTCGCGGTCCTCGGCGGCGCGGGCGACTCACCGGTCTCCCCGATCCTGGACACGCGTCTGGGGCGGAACATCCGGGAGGATCTCGCCGCCTGCGGCATGCTCGATCGCGCCAGGCTGCAGCGGGCCTGGAAGGTGATCTCTCCCGGGGCGTTCCGCCCTCGCCTGCCGAAGGAACGCATCCTGCTCATCGCGGGTCGCTACGACCGGATCATGCTCCCCGCCTCTGTCCGGCGCCTCTGGCGCGCCTGGGGCCGCCCGCGGATCCAGTGGATGAACCGCGGACACTACGCGCTCCTGGCGACCAACCGGGGGCTGATGTCGCACGCCATCCCGTTCATGAAGACGATGACCGACCCCGGCGCTCAGGCCGCGGCGTCGACCGCGGGACCGGCGGGTGCGGGTCGCGTGGTGAGCAGCTCGAACCATTTGTAG